One window of the Thalassoroseus pseudoceratinae genome contains the following:
- a CDS encoding glucosyl-3-phosphoglycerate synthase encodes MTPEQWLQDRTYHHSNFWNLRWLVEEKKRQGLTISLCLPTLNEAKTVGKEIILLKSELYDRYPLIDEIAVIDSGSTDGTREIAASFGADVYLAEDCLPELGNRRGKGENLWKALYLLKGDIIVYVDSDINNIHPRFVYGLIGPLIKEPEVQYVKAFYDRPLAFSQGIRPTGGGRVTEILVRPLFSLFYPELTPIIQPLSGEYAGRRSILEQIPFPVGYGVETAMLIDIYEKHGLAAFAQTDLDTRVHRNQETVALGRMAFGILRAFFNRLTARERAQFPYELADIMRQPKVDQGKFEQSEYKIEEFERPPMVEIAAYLEKFHQAAQSESE; translated from the coding sequence ATGACTCCCGAACAGTGGCTCCAAGACCGCACTTATCATCATTCCAATTTTTGGAACTTGCGTTGGCTCGTCGAAGAGAAGAAACGCCAGGGACTCACGATCTCACTATGTTTGCCGACATTGAATGAAGCGAAAACCGTCGGCAAAGAAATCATTCTGCTCAAGAGCGAACTCTATGATCGCTATCCTTTGATTGATGAGATTGCCGTCATCGATTCGGGGAGTACTGATGGCACCCGAGAAATCGCGGCGAGTTTCGGAGCCGATGTCTATCTCGCGGAAGACTGTCTTCCCGAACTGGGCAACCGACGGGGGAAAGGTGAGAACCTATGGAAAGCTCTGTATCTACTCAAAGGTGATATTATCGTCTATGTCGATTCGGACATTAACAATATTCACCCGCGGTTCGTCTATGGTTTAATCGGTCCGCTCATCAAAGAACCCGAAGTGCAGTATGTCAAAGCGTTCTATGATCGACCGTTAGCGTTCTCGCAAGGCATTCGTCCCACCGGTGGGGGCCGTGTGACGGAAATCCTAGTTCGTCCGTTGTTTAGTCTGTTCTATCCGGAACTCACGCCAATCATTCAACCACTATCCGGTGAATATGCAGGGCGGCGAAGCATCTTGGAACAGATTCCATTTCCCGTGGGTTATGGTGTCGAAACAGCGATGCTGATTGATATCTACGAGAAACACGGACTCGCAGCTTTTGCACAAACTGACCTCGATACCCGCGTGCATCGCAATCAAGAAACGGTCGCTCTTGGTCGGATGGCGTTTGGGATTCTGCGAGCCTTCTTCAACCGCTTGACCGCTCGGGAACGTGCTCAGTTTCCGTATGAACTTGCAGATATCATGCGACAACCGAAAGTCGATCAAGGCAAGTTTGAACAATCCGAATACAAGATCGAAGAGTTTGAACGCCCGCCAATGGTGGAAATTGCAGCCTATCTGGAGAAATTCCATCAAGCGGCTCAATCCGAGTCCGAGTGA
- a CDS encoding zinc-binding metallopeptidase family protein has protein sequence MTELADVPMLAAELPAALAPLREEILAELVLLSQIPSPTGEESRRVEHILNRFVEAGVPEAGQDEKGNAAGFLPGRVGDRTIMVVAHLDTIVPSNIDHNVEVSSDRIIGPGISDNATGATVISMLPNCLDHLGLKFDSNISLLGTVNSLDRSHDSGLRFHLENMVHPVDAGICVEGVQLGRLNYFSIGTLRGRIDCDVRFEGNYQSRSYGSQSAIAVLNHIINRILAIEVPQRPFTKISINRVRAGVSYDVEPDHAELGFEVNSHDDARIDRIETEIQEIVAEVAARNAVDAKLDSFFRRRAGGIGFSHPLVKSTIEVMEALGISPDQGHSPSELSEFIARGIPAVTLGITTGEKNRKKPDYVYIDPILKGVAQIVGVLLAIDRGIAEEVT, from the coding sequence ATGACCGAACTTGCCGACGTTCCGATGCTTGCTGCCGAACTTCCTGCAGCATTGGCTCCACTTCGCGAGGAAATTCTCGCGGAGTTGGTTTTGCTCAGCCAGATTCCTTCCCCGACCGGTGAGGAAAGTCGCCGCGTCGAGCATATTCTCAACCGTTTCGTTGAAGCCGGCGTGCCTGAAGCGGGTCAGGATGAGAAGGGCAACGCCGCCGGATTTCTTCCCGGGCGTGTCGGCGACCGCACGATCATGGTGGTGGCTCATCTCGACACCATCGTGCCCAGCAACATCGATCACAATGTCGAAGTGTCCTCCGATCGGATCATCGGTCCGGGCATTAGCGACAACGCCACTGGCGCGACGGTCATTTCGATGTTGCCGAACTGTCTCGACCATCTCGGTTTGAAGTTCGATTCAAATATTTCGCTGCTTGGAACGGTCAATTCGCTCGACCGCAGTCACGACAGCGGCTTGCGGTTCCACCTGGAAAACATGGTGCACCCCGTGGACGCCGGTATTTGCGTCGAGGGTGTGCAACTCGGGCGACTCAACTATTTCTCGATCGGCACACTCCGAGGCCGCATCGATTGCGATGTGCGGTTCGAAGGGAACTATCAGTCTCGCAGTTACGGGTCGCAAAGCGCGATCGCCGTGCTGAATCATATTATCAACCGCATCCTAGCCATCGAAGTTCCACAACGGCCGTTCACGAAAATCAGTATTAATCGCGTTCGGGCCGGTGTGAGTTACGATGTGGAACCCGACCACGCGGAACTTGGTTTCGAAGTGAACAGCCACGACGACGCCCGCATCGATCGTATCGAAACGGAGATTCAAGAAATCGTCGCGGAAGTTGCCGCCCGCAATGCCGTGGATGCGAAGCTTGATAGTTTCTTCCGACGCCGAGCTGGTGGGATTGGGTTTTCCCATCCGCTTGTGAAGTCCACGATTGAAGTGATGGAAGCACTCGGTATTTCGCCCGATCAAGGGCATAGCCCTTCGGAACTTTCCGAGTTCATCGCCCGAGGAATTCCCGCGGTCACGCTCGGCATCACCACCGGCGAGAAAAACCGCAAGAAACCCGACTATGTTTACATCGACCCCATCCTGAAAGGTGTTGCCCAAATCGTGGGTGTGTTGCTAGCAATCGATCGGGGAATTGCAGAAGAGGTCACGTAG
- a CDS encoding glycosyltransferase family 4 protein: protein MNLAILHYHLNPGGVTRVIASHLLALDSILEADDRWRVVVFHGGRAAGWPPNLASQLKHIDLELHVIPELEYDAERTHSLGSVLPAIASRLKSYGFEASNTLLHVHNHSLGKNADLLPALCSLIRDGYPCLLQPHDFAEDFRSANYRHLVHTLGRDVFEQSAYPIAENVHYALLNRRDRTILQTAGVPSKQLHFLPNPVDEVPTSNRQESREQLDQKLGVRDSETYLLYPVRGIRRKNLGEFVLWSEVLRKRAIKLGITLTPLNPIEKNYYDSWRNYAQEHALPCVFGAGDDNGLAFADNMAAADAILTTSVAEGFGMVFLEAWLAGRPLLGRNLPTVTADFEDQGVEFPTLYDSCEVKVDWFDFKRYQRVFGDTVLDLSKSYERLPPNPREIQTAIESHIHDGWIDYGDLDELMQSQVIDFIRENKPACEEFEARHAEVIESFTSLEVGSLVKTNANRVRTAYGLQASGRNLFEIYQSVISSDPTSIVGHLPAEMVLEQFLDYRNLRLIRT, encoded by the coding sequence ATGAATCTTGCGATTCTGCATTACCACCTCAACCCCGGTGGCGTGACGAGAGTGATTGCGAGCCATTTGCTCGCACTGGATTCGATACTCGAAGCCGATGATCGCTGGCGTGTTGTCGTCTTCCATGGCGGACGGGCTGCCGGATGGCCGCCGAATCTTGCAAGCCAGCTCAAACACATCGATCTGGAACTGCATGTCATTCCTGAGTTGGAATACGACGCCGAGCGAACTCATTCCCTCGGTTCAGTTCTCCCGGCAATTGCGAGTCGTTTGAAGTCCTATGGCTTTGAGGCTAGCAATACGCTGTTGCATGTCCACAATCACTCGCTTGGCAAGAATGCGGATCTATTGCCGGCCCTATGCTCGTTGATTCGTGATGGCTACCCGTGTCTATTGCAACCTCATGACTTTGCGGAAGATTTTCGGTCGGCGAACTATCGTCATCTCGTTCACACACTGGGTAGGGATGTTTTCGAGCAGTCGGCATATCCCATTGCCGAGAATGTTCACTATGCTTTGTTGAATCGGCGTGACCGAACAATCTTGCAAACTGCCGGGGTGCCTAGCAAGCAACTTCATTTCCTACCCAACCCAGTTGATGAGGTACCCACTAGCAACCGACAGGAGTCGCGTGAACAACTCGATCAGAAACTAGGCGTGCGAGATTCCGAGACTTATCTTTTGTATCCTGTGCGCGGGATTCGTCGAAAGAATCTCGGAGAATTTGTGCTATGGTCGGAAGTGCTACGAAAGCGAGCGATCAAACTTGGAATCACACTAACACCGCTCAATCCGATTGAGAAGAACTACTACGACTCTTGGAGAAACTACGCTCAAGAACATGCGTTGCCCTGTGTGTTCGGAGCCGGTGACGACAACGGACTCGCATTTGCCGATAATATGGCCGCTGCGGATGCGATTCTCACGACGAGTGTCGCCGAAGGGTTTGGGATGGTGTTCTTAGAGGCGTGGCTAGCGGGTCGTCCGTTGCTCGGACGGAACCTGCCTACCGTGACGGCTGACTTCGAGGATCAAGGCGTCGAGTTTCCAACTCTCTACGATTCTTGCGAAGTCAAAGTTGATTGGTTTGATTTCAAGCGATATCAACGAGTGTTCGGCGATACGGTTTTGGATCTATCAAAGTCTTACGAACGCCTACCACCGAATCCACGCGAAATTCAAACCGCAATCGAGTCACACATCCATGATGGTTGGATTGACTATGGTGATCTCGATGAATTGATGCAGTCTCAAGTGATTGACTTCATCCGCGAGAACAAACCCGCGTGCGAGGAATTTGAAGCCCGTCACGCCGAGGTAATCGAAAGTTTCACGAGTCTGGAGGTAGGGTCGCTCGTGAAGACTAATGCGAATCGGGTTCGAACCGCCTATGGTCTTCAGGCATCCGGGCGGAACCTGTTCGAGATCTATCAATCAGTGATATCATCCGACCCGACGAGTATTGTCGGTCATCTGCCTGCAGAAATGGTCTTGGAGCAATTCTTAGACTATCGAAATTTGCGTCTCA